ACAAGTAAATGGTCCGCCGTAGGGCCGGTGAAGCCTTCGGAGACGTCTTTGATGGCGTTCGCGATAGCCGCGATATCTGTGTTATCCATGAAAAGCTTCCTCAGTTTCTGTCGCGCCGCTTGGGCTGCGAGAGG
This sequence is a window from Acetomicrobium sp. S15 = DSM 107314. Protein-coding genes within it:
- a CDS encoding tRNA methyl transferase PRC-barrel domain-containing protein; translation: MVRRRAGEAFGDVFDGVRDSRDICVIHEKLPQFLSRRLGCERGPIVTKDGTKLGEHKGLFCYTVGQRKGLNLSGGPWYV